Genomic window (Verrucomicrobiia bacterium):
CGCGATGTGGCGGCTGCGGCGGAGCAGGGGAAGGTGGAGGCGCGGCTGGCCGTGGAAGTGTTTGTGGCGAGCGCCCGACACTGGATGGGCGGCTACTTTTTCGAAATGGGCGGCGCGGACGCTTTGGTGTTCACTGGCGGCATTGGCGAGAACCGGGCGGAGATCCGTCGCGCCATCTGCGCGAACCTGACCGGATTGGGCATCGAACTGGATCCGGCTTTGAATAACGCACCCCCGGCGCACGAAGCCACGATCAGCACCGCCAATTCGCGGGTTAAAATCATGGTCGTGCCCACCAATGAAGAACTCGTGGTGGCCCGGGAAACCAAACGCTTATTGGAAACAGCAAGAAATTGAAATTCATACGTAATCAACAAACAAAATAAAACTATGCCTCAAGCAATTGGATTAATTGAAACGCGCGGACTCGTGGCTCTCGTGGAGGGCACGGACGCGATGCTGAAAGCGGCCAACGTGGAACTCGTCGGCCCCATGACCCAGGTCGGCAACGCTTTGGTCACCGCGTGTGTGGTGGGCGACGTGGCCGCGGTCAAGGCGGCGACGGATGCCGGCGCGCAAGCCATCAAAGCCATCAAAGGCGAACTGGTCAGCGTGCATGTCATCGCCCGTCCGCACAACGACGTGGCGGCGGTGTTGCCGAAGAAGAAGTAAGCGTGGCTGCGCTCGTGAGAGCGCGGCTGACTTGCATGTAAAATGCGGCGCTCTCACGAGTCGCCGCCACAAAGGCAAAACTATGTTCTTGGCCAAAGTCGAAGGCTCGGTGGTCGCCACCAAGAAAGACCGGAACATGTCGGGGCGCAAACTGTTGTTGCTTCGTCCGCAACTCGTGGATGAAAAAGACCCGACGAAATTTCGCCCCGGCGCGAACACCATCGTGGCCGTGGACGCGCTCGGCGCGGGGTTGGACGAGATGGTGATGTTCACGCAGGGCAGCAGCGCGCGGCTCGCGCCCGGCATGAAAGACGCCCCGGTGGATGCCGTCATCATCGGCATCGTGGACAGCGTGGACGTGCTGGGGAAACAGATTTATAGCGGTAGAACGTGAGTAAACAAAACAACAATCAAGTTGTAGGAAACATTGGTCTTTACTACGTGTGCTATCGCTTGTCTCAACGTGGTTGGAATGTGATGCCAACTGCTAGAAACGCGCGAGGGATAGACGCGTTGATTTATAGCCAGGATGCAACACGGGTTAAAACTATCCAAGTTAAGGCGCTCTCTAGGAGAAGTCCGGTGCCTCTCGGTTCCAACCTGGACAATCTTTTCGGAGATTTCATCGTTGTTTGCCAGAGTGTAACGACGAAGAAGCCAGCCTGTTATGTTCTTACGCCAGAAGAAGTCAGGCGATTAGTGCATAAAGGAGAAAAGGACGGCAAAACCAGCTTTTGGTTGCAGCCAAAGCATTACGAAAAAACTGAGTTTCATGAGAACTGGGACAGGATAGGTTCGGGATCCAATGCTTGATCAAGTAAGTTTATGAGCACAGCGAGCGAGACTTTGAACCGGAATGCTCCAAGCTTTGAAAGATATTTCAAAGGGGGGGGACAAATTGTCCCCCTCCTTTCTAAATTCCAATCTAATTCAAATGTGCTTCGGTGGGGGGTGCCGTGCGCGGAGAATTTCTTCGTGACGGATGGCTTGGGCCACGTCGCGGTTCAAATTCAAAGCGGCAACGGTGGCGCGTCCAGTCGGACTGATGCCGACCACGCGGACGCCGTCCCAGCGGAAATGCAATCGCCAAGAATCACGGCGGGGACTGAACAATCTGACTTCATTCCCCGTTTTGGGATCAATGGCTTTCATTCGCGCTCCTTTGCGAAGCGAGCACGAAACACACGCCAGCGCCAGATTGTTCAGCGTCGTTGCGCCACCAGCATCCGTCGGGATGACGTGGTCAATATGAAAAGTCGCCTCTTGGGAAACCTGCGAAAGTCCGCAGTACTCGCAACGATTTCCGGCACGCTGGATGGCCTGACGCCGCAGTTGCGCCGGGATGGTCATGTGATCAGTGGCGTCCGTTGCTCAATCGTTGCGAACGCAAACGCAACAGGGAAAGCAGGTCAGCCAATTCAACCAACCCCTCAGCCTCCCGCTTTTCGGCGAGTGTCAGGCGATTCCCTTGGTCTTGCTTGTCCAGCAACGCGTGCAGCCGTTTCTCCACGCCTTTTGGCAGGCGAAACTTTGCCAGATCGCCCGGCATCTCAACTATCAGTTCGATGGCTTGAGACATATTTACTTTCCGTTTCTGAGGCCGAATTTAGCAGAAGTGGGTCGGGGTGTCCAAGCTCGGAATTCCCTTCGTTAAAAAGCAACTATTTATGAGCACAGTGAATGAAACTTTGATCCGCGACGTGGTGGCGGAAGTGTTGGGACGCATCGGCGGCGCGACTGCCTCCAGCACCACGACGGCGAATCCAGCTCCGGCCAAAAGTGAATCGCGTAATGTGCGTGCGCCGCAGGTGACCGTGCCGGCGTCGCGCGGAAAATTCGGTGTGTTTGCCACGGCGAACGAGGCGTGCGCGGCGGCTCAGGAAGCTTTTTTGTTGTTGCGAGAAAAGGGCGTGGCGGCGCGGCGCAAGATCGAGGGAATCGTCAAGACGTTGGCGGAGAAAAACGCCGAGGCTTGGGGCAAACTCGAGTTGGATGAAACGAAAATTGGTCGGCTCGATCACAAGATTGAGAAGCTCAAAATCATCCGGCTGGTGCCCGGTGTGGATTGGCTGCGACCGGAAGCTTTGAGCGGCGATCACGGCATCACCCTGGAGGAATTCACGCCGTTTGGCGTGGTGGGCGCGATTACGCCAAGCACCCATTCCATTCCCACGTTGAGTGGCAACATTGTCAACATTGTCGCCGCCGGGAATGCGGTGGTGTTCAATCCGCATCCCAGCGCGGCGCGTTGCGCGGCGGCGGCGGTGCGAACTTACAACGAAGCGATTTATCGCGAGACCGGCATCGAGAACATCGCGTGTCTGGTGGAGCAACCAACGCTGGAATCCTTCGACGCGCTTTGCAAAAACGAGTACACGAAATTGCTGCTGGTTACTGGCGGTCCGGGTGTGGTGAAAGCGGCGATGCAAACCGGCAAGCGCGCCATTTGTGCCGGACCGGGGAATCCGCCGGTGCTCGTGGATGACACCTGCTGCGCGACTCGCGCGGCGAAAGCGATCATTGCCGGGGCCGCCTTTGACAACAACCTCCTCTGCATTGGCGAGAAGGAGGTTTTCGTTTTGGACAGCGTGGCGAACAAGTTGATGCAGCGCCTGGCCGAGAACGGCGCGGTGAAGTTGAGCGACGCGCAATTGGAAAAACTGACGCAGGCGGCGTTCACCTTCAAGCCGGGGCAGGGCGGCGGTTGTTCTCACGCCAGCGTGAACAAGGAATTCATTGGCAAGAATCCTGAAGTGCTGGCTCAAGCGGCCGGACTGAATCTGCCGATGGGCACCCAGTTGTTGTTCGCCGAAACGTCCGCCGACCATCCCTTCGTGCAGGAGGAACAGATGATGCCGTTTCTGCCGATTGTGCGGGTGAAGAGCGTGCGCGAAGGCATCCAACTGGCCGTGCAGGCCGAGCACGGTTATCGCCATACCAGCGTGATTCATTCGCATGACGTGGAGCACATGACCGCGATGGCGCGGGCGTTGGACACCACGTTGTTTGTAAAGAACGGTCCTTCACCCGCAGGCCTGGGCCTGGGTGGCGAAGGTTATTTGAGTTACTCCATCGCCACCCCAACTGGTGAAGGCGTGACCAATCCGCGCACCTTCACGCGCGTCCGGCGATGTGTGATGGTGGACAATCTGAGAATTTATTAACCACGGATGGACACAGATGAACACGGATTAGTACGGGACGCTGGCTTTGGCCCGCTTCAGTGTTCGCGCGTCAACGGCGTTCGAAAATTGAAGCGACCTGAAGGCCGCGCTCCTGAGCGTTCCGGTTTCATCCGTGTTTATCCGTGTTTATCCGTGTTTATCCGTGGTTTGATTTTATGTTATTGGCGCGCGTCGAAGGCAACATCGTGGCGACCCGGAAACATCCGAGTCTCAACGGTTGGCGGCTGGTGATTTGTCAACCGGTCAATGCCGACGGTCAGAACGCAGGCACGCCGCAGGTGGCGATTGATGCGTTGGGCGCCGGGATGCATCAGCAGGTGGTGATTTCGTCCGACGGTTCGGCGGCTCGTCGCGCCGTGGGCGATGCGCAAAGCCCCGTGCGTTGGTTGATCGTTGGAATTGTGGACGAGCGTGAACCGGGAGTGCGCGTATGAAACTGGGCACGGTCATCGGTCGCGTTACGTTGAGCAAGACGATCAAGTCATTTGAAGGCGGGCGGTTCTTGATCGTAAGCCCGTTTTCCCGCGAACAATACGCCGCTGGATTGGCGGCCCCGCCGACGCTGGGCAAAGACCCGAGTCTGGTGGTGTATGACGCCATCGGCGGTGGCGTGGGGCAGGTGATTGGTTATGTGGAAGGGCGCGAAGCGGCGCAGCCGTTTGTCGTGCCGACGCCAGTGGATGCGATCAATGCCGCGCTCGTGGACGACATGTTTTATCGCCCGTGGTCAGGGTG
Coding sequences:
- a CDS encoding EutN/CcmL family microcompartment protein, translated to MFLAKVEGSVVATKKDRNMSGRKLLLLRPQLVDEKDPTKFRPGANTIVAVDALGAGLDEMVMFTQGSSARLAPGMKDAPVDAVIIGIVDSVDVLGKQIYSGRT
- a CDS encoding BMC domain-containing protein, with translation MPQAIGLIETRGLVALVEGTDAMLKAANVELVGPMTQVGNALVTACVVGDVAAVKAATDAGAQAIKAIKGELVSVHVIARPHNDVAAVLPKKK
- a CDS encoding HNH endonuclease; protein product: MTIPAQLRRQAIQRAGNRCEYCGLSQVSQEATFHIDHVIPTDAGGATTLNNLALACVSCSLRKGARMKAIDPKTGNEVRLFSPRRDSWRLHFRWDGVRVVGISPTGRATVAALNLNRDVAQAIRHEEILRARHPPPKHI
- a CDS encoding aldehyde dehydrogenase, giving the protein MSTVNETLIRDVVAEVLGRIGGATASSTTTANPAPAKSESRNVRAPQVTVPASRGKFGVFATANEACAAAQEAFLLLREKGVAARRKIEGIVKTLAEKNAEAWGKLELDETKIGRLDHKIEKLKIIRLVPGVDWLRPEALSGDHGITLEEFTPFGVVGAITPSTHSIPTLSGNIVNIVAAGNAVVFNPHPSAARCAAAAVRTYNEAIYRETGIENIACLVEQPTLESFDALCKNEYTKLLLVTGGPGVVKAAMQTGKRAICAGPGNPPVLVDDTCCATRAAKAIIAGAAFDNNLLCIGEKEVFVLDSVANKLMQRLAENGAVKLSDAQLEKLTQAAFTFKPGQGGGCSHASVNKEFIGKNPEVLAQAAGLNLPMGTQLLFAETSADHPFVQEEQMMPFLPIVRVKSVREGIQLAVQAEHGYRHTSVIHSHDVEHMTAMARALDTTLFVKNGPSPAGLGLGGEGYLSYSIATPTGEGVTNPRTFTRVRRCVMVDNLRIY
- a CDS encoding ethanolamine utilization protein EutN — encoded protein: MKLGTVIGRVTLSKTIKSFEGGRFLIVSPFSREQYAAGLAAPPTLGKDPSLVVYDAIGGGVGQVIGYVEGREAAQPFVVPTPVDAINAALVDDMFYRPWSG
- a CDS encoding EutN/CcmL family microcompartment protein, yielding MLLARVEGNIVATRKHPSLNGWRLVICQPVNADGQNAGTPQVAIDALGAGMHQQVVISSDGSAARRAVGDAQSPVRWLIVGIVDEREPGVRV